The proteins below come from a single Oncorhynchus gorbuscha isolate QuinsamMale2020 ecotype Even-year linkage group LG12, OgorEven_v1.0, whole genome shotgun sequence genomic window:
- the gzf1 gene encoding GDNF-inducible zinc finger protein 1 produces MSDQVVQLSSAFHHEDMLQSLHQLRLHGHLCDVTVQVDFQGELEEFEAHQAVLAASSGYFKNILLAPDPPKKLFLGNVRTTDFTRFLEYVYTGKLEVDKEFAKDKIGVIHEVATLLECKSLVQACSSVLYEGSLSLHRVEASMSQDMEADLYDVGEEDGALAVGVNKVPKIASTKRLTPPTKPERGEKRAKVAVTAEEERSEVNKDTEVSGRRSNRLAGRRVFIDIPKKKYVRKMKDETMAQMEDLPDNNTQTTSQEENTYNTREAEEALAEPLPEKEGAGLESTDFDDEDEVEEGDIPEDCPDDSLFLPSKEEEEGEERATNRSSRRIDTQYKCDKCQRTFHYEKSYLKHIKTSHSVQGEVTYRCDTCQQTFANRCNLKIHQRHVHSDERLFPCDVCTKTFKRKKDVTRHRRQVHEGGGERHTCLVCNKALSSKTALTLHERTHTGDKPYSCTDCEAKFSQSSALKTHRRTHTGEKPFACDQCDARFTQNHMLSYHKRAHTGEKPFMCESCGKSFASKEYLKHHSRIHTGSRPYKCEQCGRAFAQRNSLHQHMKIHTGERPYHCTDCDKQFTQLNALQRHQRIHTGEKPYMCGLCNRTFTDKSTVRRHTMTHDQNTPWKNYLVVLKDNMEKKTKKPRSLGRKVKIETVVREVEGDSGAGGRLQEGTILVPGEPITLSASWGDPGTIALVSHTTLGGFTVIQTEMPAGTQLPIVTTDCTGASVISLDGSTVSVPFTIPVSMSSISVSSSSSGVLPVQTVSVSVPVTVSGAIFAPVSETSLSTSCVLETAVSQTILAPDLEAEPCSDTTAIVDPEDAVSECAPISEECVTVQTSELETETPSAAVSNEEQHSVPEDIGTVEDLEVSTEDTVV; encoded by the exons ATGAGTGACCAAGTGGTCCAACTCTCCTCAGCCTTCCACCATGAGGACATGCTTCAGTCTCTGCACCAGCTCAGACTACATGGTCACCTGTGCGATGTCACAGTCCAGGTGGACTTCCAGGGTGAGCTGGAAGAGTTTGAGGCTCACCAGGCGGTCCTAGCTGCCTCCAGCGGCTACTTCAAGAACATCCTACTGGCACCGGACCCACCCAAGAAACTATTCTTGGGGAACGTTCGAACCACTGATTTCACCAGGTTCTTGGAATATGTATACACTGGCAAACTGGAGGTGGATAAAGAGTTTGCTAAAGACAAGATTGGTGTAATACATGAAGTGGCAACACTGTTGGAGTGTAAGAGCCTAGTCCAGGCCTGCAGCTCGGTTCTCTATGAAGGCAGCTTGAGTCTGCATAGGGTTGAGGCATCCATGTCACAAGACATGGAAGCTGATTTGTATGAtgtaggagaggaggatggggcgCTGGCGGTCGGAGTCAACAAAGTTCCCAAAATAGCCTCTACCAAGAGGCTGACCCCTCCAACCaaaccagagagaggggagaaaagggcAAAGGTCGCGGTCACAGCCGAGGAGGAGAGGTCAGAAGTGAATAAAGACACTGAGGTCTCTGGGAGGAGGAGTAACAGGCTGGCAGGGCGCAGAGTCTTCATTGACATTCCTAAGAAGAAGTACGTGAGGAAGATGAAGGACGAGACCATGGCGCAGATGGAAGATCTGCCTGACAACAACACTCAGACAACCAGTCAGGAGGAGAACACTTACAACACACGG GAGGCAGAAGAGGCCCTTGCAGAGCCGCTGCCTGAAAAAGAGGGGGCGGGACTGGAGTCGACAGACTTTGATGATGAAGATGAGGTGGAAGAGGGAGATATACCAGAGGATTGTCCAGATGACTCCCTCTTCTTGCCCagcaaggaagaggaggagggagaggagcgtGCCACCAACAGATCATCCAGACGTATCGACACTCAATACAAGTGTGACAAATGTCAACGGACCTTCCACTATGAGAAGAGCTACCTGAAGCACATCAA GACCAGCCACAGTGTGCAGGGGGAGGTGACGTACCGTTGTGACACCTGCCAGCAGACCTTTGCCAACCGCTGCAACCTGAAGATCCACCAGAGACACGTCCACAGTGACGAAAGGCTGTTCCCCTGTGACGTCTGCACCAAGACCTTCAAACGCAAGAAGGACGTGACGCGCCACCGACGACAG GTGCACGAGGGAGGCGGTGAGCGACACACCTGTCTTGTGTGTAACAAGGCGCTGAGCTCTAAGACAGCGTTGACACTACACGAGAGAACGCACACAGGAGACAAGCCCTACTCTTGCACTGACTGTGAAGCCAAGTTCTCCCAGAGCTCAGCCCTCAAGACACACCGCaggactcacacaggagagaagcctttcgcCTGTGACCAGTGTGATGCGAGGTTCACCCAGAACCACATGTTGTCCTATCACAAAAGGGCCCACACGG GAGAGAAGCCTTTTATGTGTGAGAGCTGTGGGAAAAGCTTTGCCTCTAAAGAATACCTGAAACACCACTCCAGAATCCACACAGGCTCCAGGCCTTACAAGTGTGAACAATGTGGTCGGGCCTTCGCCCAGAGAAACTCCCTCCACCAGCATATGAAGATACACACAG GTGAGCGTCCGTACCACTGTACAGATTGTGATAAGCAGTTCACCCAGCTGAATGCCCTCCAGAGGCACCAGAGGATTCATACAGGGGAGAAGCCCTACATGTGTGGCCTCTGCAACCGTACCTTCACGGACAAGTCCACCGTACGCAGGCACACCATG ACTCACGACCAAAACACTCCATGGAAGAACTACCTGGTGGTCCTCAAGGACAACATGGAGAAAAAGACTAAGAAACCCAGAAGCCTTGGTAGAAAGGTTAAAATCGAGACTGTGGTTCGGGAGGTGGAAGGGGATAGTGGAGCTGGAGGTAGGCTCCAGGAGGGGACCATATTGGTTCCTGGTGAGCCCATCACCCTCTCAGCCAGCTGGGGCGACCCAGGGACCATCGCCCTGGTTAGCCACACCACCCTGGGTGGGTTCACGGTCATCCAGACAGAGATGCCGGCTGGGACCCAGCTACCCATAGTCACCACAGACTGCACCGGGGCCAGTGTCATCTCTCTGGATGGAtccactgtctctgtcccctttACTATCCCTGTCTCTATGTCCTCCATCTCTGTGTCCTCGTCCTCCTCTGGCGTCCTCCCTGTCCagactgtgtctgtctctgtcccagtcACTGTTTCAGGGGCCATATTTGCCCCAGTTTCAGAGACCAGTCTTTCAACTTCATGTGTTCTGGAAACTGCGGTGTCGCAGACCATTTTGGCTCCAGATTTGGAAGCTGAGCCGTGTTCAGATACGACGGCCATTGTGGATCCCGAGGATGCAGTTTCAGAGTGTGCCCCTATCTCTGAGGAGTGTGTTACAGTGCAGACATCAGAACTGGAGACTGAGACACCGAGCGCTGCTGTCTCTAATGAGGAACAACACAGTGTACCAGAGGACATTGGTACTGTGGAAGACCTGGAGGTGTCCACTGAAGATACTGTGGTGTAG